Genomic DNA from Lactuca sativa cultivar Salinas chromosome 8, Lsat_Salinas_v11, whole genome shotgun sequence:
TTGTCGCAAGTCAGGCGTCGATATCTGCTACATTTTCGATAATTAATCAAGCATGTGCACTCGGTTGTTTCCCTCGAGTCAAAGTCGTTCATACATCAAGAAAATTTCTTGGCCAGATATACATTCCGGATATCAATTGGGCACTCATGATTCTTTGCATTCTTGTAACAACTGGTTTCAAAAATCAAACCCAAATCGGTAATGCTTATGGTAAGTTTTATTGCAATAATTTATAATCAATCATGAACATAAAAGTTTGTACTCCGTTTGACTTTAACTGAGAATGAGTTTGATATCAATAGTacaaaatttgcatttttaggGCCCCACCCAAAAGTCGGGAATTTCAATTTTTTGTCCAACCAAAAAAGATGGAAGAGATCTCTGTCTCTACAAAAGACGTAAATGTCCTTTTATCCTATCTttaaaaataacctagaaaagttGGGGCTAGTTTTGTCCTACCCAAAAAGTTGGACCATAATTTGGTCTCGATCTTATGTATATGAAAAAGACGTAAATGTCCTTCTTTTTGTCATAAACATAGCCCGACCCAAGTTTCTATGGTGTAATAAATGTATTGGAATTGACGgacaaaaattgtaattttttataCCATCCAAAACTTGGCTCAATCCCTTTTGTATCATCCTCTTTAtacaaaagacataaatgcccttgtATCTCATAAAAAATATCCATaaaaaattacactttacacccaAAAGACATTAATGCCCTCTTATACTATTCGATTGTCTTTGTTAACAGGCACAGCAGTGGTAATAGTGATGCTGGTAACAACATTCCTGATGATCCTAATCATGCTCCTGGTGTGGCACTGCAACTGGTTCCTCGTCTTCATAATGACCTTTCTATCCCTCATAGTCGAATGCACCTATTTCTCAGCAGTCTTAATCAAAATCGACCAAGGCGCATGGGTCCCACTAGCAATCGCCGCCGTGTTCCTCCTCATAATGTACGTCTGGCACTACGGCACAGTCAAAAGGTACGAATTCGAAATGCAAAACAAAATCTCAATGGGATGGATCCTTAACCTCGGCCCAAGTCTAGGGCTAGTTCGCGTCCCCGGAATCGGACTCGTGTACACCGAGCTCGCAAGCGGCGTCCCACGGATCTTCTCACATTTCATCACGAATCTTCCGGCGATCCATACGGTGGTTGTTTTCGTCTGCGTTAAATCTCTCCCGGTTTATTCCGTCCCGGAAGACGAACGGTTTTTGGTCAAACGGATCGGACCGAAGAACTACCATATTTTCCGGTGTGTCGCGAGGTATGGGTATAAAGATCAGAAAAAGGACGATGAATTTGAGAAGAAGTTGATTGATAGTATCTTtttgtttgtgaaacttgagtcgTTGATGGATGGGAGTTCGGATTCAGATGAATACAGTTTGTATGAGCAAGATGTTTCGGGTTTATCTGATAAGAATACATTTTCGTCTGTTGTTGATATTTTAATTTCCGATGATGATACGGTGAGTGAGACGGGGACGGAGACGGCGTCGAGTCACGGTGGTGGTGGGCGGGAGGAGATTGAGTTTTTGACGCGGTGTCGTGATGCCGGAGTTGTGCATATTTTGGGGAATACAGTTGTGAAGGCGAGAAGAGATTCTGGGTGTTATAAGAAGATTTGTATTGATTATTTGTATGCTTTTTTGAGAAAGATATGTAGGGAAAATAGTGTTATATTTAATGTTCCTCATGAGAGCCTTTTGAATGTTGGCCAagttttttttgtataatttcattttttttttatataacatgaataaaaataagtgtattGGATTATACATAAAGATCATTCAAATTGTTGTATGAAAGAAAAGTTGTAGTTTATTTTATTATCATATGATAAAAACAAAAAACTAGGGTTACATATGTTGAAATTAGAAGTAATAATGCAACATATGAATgtcttcattaataaataaaaacataaatagaaGGTATTCACAAAATTCCATTTGGCATATTGGAAATCATCTTAGAACGATGTTCATCTGGCTTTGGACTTGATCTCGAACATTCCACTACATCAACATccaaaaataaaaggtaaaattaTACTTCCAACTTTTTTTCTTATTTGGGTAGATTATTTTGCATAGTTTAATGATGtaatagaaaaataaataaataaataaataaaggtaggatgctataatatatAAATTGATACCTGTAACTCGTTTATTTCCTCATCTGTAAGAGAGCGCTCCATGGAGCGATAAGTGATACGATAGCAATGACTTGTCATTCCTTTCTTGTTGGTGAAATTGTCAATCAATTGCACCTAAATGAATGTTCAATAATTCCAACAAATATGGAAAATCATTTTAGATAAATAATTTtgcttaaataattaaataaataaataatttataccTCCTCAGCGAGATCACCAGCAACACCTCGAACAATTTCACACAGATTGTTTTCAGTGAACGATTCGTTGATCCAGAAACTCATGTCTTTATAACAAGGTGGATactgaaaataaaataataagtgttcaaacatattaaaatattaaattattattaaacTCAAATACATAAGTACCAGAACCCATGTTTCTAAAAATGGAAGATTGTTGCATATATTGCTAAAAGAAAATTAAGTGAAGCAGAAACCTTTGAGAATGGCTTGAATTTTATCCCAAGTTGACCTTTTGTAAACTGCATTGGTAAAGGGGAGATCAAGAAAATCCCATTAGGTTCTTCTCTGTATTACTATATAATCATGAAaagtaaataactaaatataAAGGATATTTTCCATTTTCTATCCTTCAAAAGTTGAGGTGTTTGGTTCGTGGAATGTTTTTAGAAGGAATGGAATCCCAACATAATTGAATTGAATTCCGTCCTTTTCGTAACCAAACAATCAACGGAATGGAATCCCGAATTCCAACTCCATCCCACGAACCAAACACGCCTTGACAATCCATCCAtctaaaaaacaacaaaaagacaAAATTAGATGATTCAAGAAGTAGTAAAATTTAAAATTACTTGAGATGTGAATCGCTTATCGGTTGACCAAAAGAGTCTAATATCTGGAATGTCAAATAAGACCATTGCTAATCTTTCCAATCCAAGCCCAAATGCCCAAGCCACATTATCACTTTTCCCACCTCTTTTCAATATTTCTTGCTCCATTACCCCACATCCAAGAACCTCCAACCACTTCTCCTATAAATCATCACTCAATCATTAATaaatgagtaaattacacaaatggtccctatggtttagggtaatttgcatgtttggtccctaacttatttttttaactcggaaggtccctactatttgtttttgataCGCGTTTGGTCCCgttcttacctaaaaagactattttgcccttgattttttaatttatttaaataaacacactccCAACCCCACCTCACCTCACCtcaccttacctaccccaccatttttccctttttaaataataatctttttaggtaagacagggaccaaacgcgtaacaaaaacaaacaatagggacgaagcacataacaaaaacaaatagtagggaccttccgagttaaaaaaataagttagggaccaaacgcgcaaattacctgaaaccatagggaccattcgtgtaatttactcttaataaATTTGCTTTAAAAAAAAATGGCATACCTGGAAATATATCTCGAGTTCAAAAGATGGATTCGTAAATGGAAAATAAGAGTCAACCCATCGCATTTCAACAGCACCTGAATATTTAAACGGACTTCAATTCCAAAAACCATATTTCATTTTTTACTAAAAAGCATACTACATTCACCTCATGAGTAGATGTTCACtcttttagttacttttatatcattttacaaaagaatataatatatttatatttcattTGGATTATGAATTTAACTTCTTACCAAAAAGGTGGCGTGCTAAACCCTCAAGGCATGCTTTTAGATCATGTGCAGCATATAAAGTAGCATCCATTCCAGAATCATTCCAATCATTTGGACTAAAGACTCTAACTCCTTCCATCTACATAATATAAGGATTATAACCTGAATAAGTTAGGAGGCGTTTGGATTTGCATTTTGAAACTGATGATTGCAACTtcaataatcataatcataatcagaaTCAGAATCAGAATCGGAATCGGATATATTTTGTGATAAAATCATAATAACTTATATAGAAATGCTCAAAACTGACTATTGTGAGTTCATGTTTAAAGCATATCCAAACATACTGTTTACTAATTATATAGTTGCTTTATAGAAAAACGAAATACCTGATGGAATACAGGGTAATGAGTTGAATCAATGGAGTCTCTACGATAAACATCACCAGTAACAAGAAAATTGGCATACCCTTTTCTCAGTAAATCAGCCTGATGTGCACTTGTGTGACACCTCAACACTGTTTCTGTATCAATGTAATATGTATCATTGTAACTCCTACTAACATGATCAGAAGGCACCAACACATCATCAAAGTTCTGCATTAATAAAGATTTCATCAATGATATTACATTATGCTAAAAAGTATGCAGAAATTTATGGGAAAATAGGTATGGATATGATTAAAAATATGGGATAAATGCAAGAGCTGGCAATGTTCTTGTAGTTAAAGTTCTAAATAGGCATTCATAACATAGTCATGAGTATTTTGTAACAAAATAAAGAGTCAGAACTATAAATAGGAACATAGATGCACTTTCTATGACACAAAGAcaatcaaaataatcaaaaccGGAGATGCACATAAAAAGTTGTTACCTCTTTTGTAGTAACAATGGGGCAGAGATCATCAAACTTATGAAACTGATTGTTATAGTTGGTGTCAAAATACTCGTATATTGCATTCTTCAAGATTCCAAGAGGATGATGATCTCTTCTATGAAGTTGCAATCCAAGTTTAGTGAATATCAAATCAGGGACATTATTTGTTGGTTCATCTTTAACCACATCTGTATCACACAATGAAAAGCATAAATAGATTTGTAACTCCAAATCTATGACTTGATAATATAGCATCCACCAAATAATCAGTGCTATATGAGAAGGAGATGGAAGAAAAAAGAAATGAAGGTACATTTGTAAAGTTACCAATACGATTTTATGCGTAAAAAACATATCCAATAACTATCTAGATTGTATTTCAACTGATTATCAGTTTATCAAATATCACATGAAACTTTGAAATCTCAAATCCAAACACCTCCTAAAACAAGAAATCTTCAGTTTTCCACAATCAAAACAACACAATCCGCCTGAATCAACGTGTATGTGAAATTTAACAAATCAAAACGAAAGCATTCATTCAGCTGAGATATGGTGAATTACACAGCACATGATATGCCCTAGAAAGCAGGAAAAAAAATAAAGAGTACCTAAATATTGAATGAGGAGGGGTTAGATTAGAATACCTTCTTTCGAAATTTTAACTCCACCAAGTTCAAGGAGTGAAGAAGCTGCTGCTATTGTCTGTGAGGATTTGTATCGGCGAAGGAAAGGTGCGGGGACGGAGACGGAAAATAAGGTGTTGAAACCATTTTTGGTTGAATGAAGGAAGACAGAGGGTTTGGAAAAAAGGATGTGGTGAGCAAAGGTGAGAGCAGCCATGGTGCACACAGTGGATTGTAATGGATTTACGGATGCTGATTTAGTAGAGGCCTCGATGGCGTTTCCAGGGGTTCACCCACAGACACATCAAAAATGGTTTAGTTTACTGATCACCgatactatttttttttattaaatggaTTAGTTTACACATTGTCAAAACCTTATATAAATAAGTGTTCGACAAAgtgatattaaaaaaaatggtGTTTAAAAATATCGATATCCAAAATCCGATTGAAATTATCCTAAAATTCGAATATTCGATTTTTCGGATTCAAATTTGGAGAGCATTTTCTAATATTTCAGATATTTCAGGTAtcgaaaacccaaaaattaaattattaatttagtatatttatgttTGTTTAAGAGGATTAGGGTTCCGTATCAATTTTATAGCAGCAAAAACATATTTTCTCATGAACACTATCTTCACTTTTGACATTTTATGCTTTTCGTTTAGGCTGCAAGAGATGGGTTCTATGAGGATTTGATGTTATAACACCAAGCATTGTCATCTCACATTCCAACATGTTATAACATGAAGTGGGGGCGATGTTCACATGTTATAATATagtgtcaagaaaatgtcatAACATGAAGTGGAGACGATGTTTGCATGTTATAATATGGtgttatgagagagagagagagagagagagagagagagagagattatgtACAACCAATAGTGGTAGCCGTTTCAATATATTATGACACCAACATACCTTAAATATAACATGAGACTCAGGTTATGTTCATTTGTTCTTAACGGCGTTAAGCATGCCACATAGGACTTCCGACACCTTTTAACGGCTCATACCCACTAGTCTTATGATCTGTAAGTTTTTTAGTTCAATATTAATTTAGAGTAATCTAGATTTTCGTTTACATGGGCTACAAATTCATGGGAGTTGACAGTGGTGGTTTTTATGTTCAATCTTTATATTAATTTACATTTTGCTTGATGGTGGTAGCTAGGTGGATTTTAGTATCGGTAAGAGTAAATGCTATTCATCAATAACGTTGTTTCCTAATaactattttttatgttttatatgatGCATTGAAATATTTGTTCTATGTTTCTATACAgcttcattttaaatttattctAGATTTATGAATAATTTTAAGTAGATCTAAACAAAGAAGATAAATTTTTGGATATCTAATTTGATATCTAAATCTGTATCCGAAATTTCAGATATTCGGTTTTGAACAGCCCTATCATAAATAATTTATTAGAGGTGTGGAACATCTATAACccacttttaaaaaaatatttattcaatGCATTGTCACACCAGCATTCCTATAATGAATTGAACTCTTAAGAGTTCAATA
This window encodes:
- the LOC111900172 gene encoding potassium transporter 10 produces the protein MEKTMNEESEVKGGMWALQQKFDQPMDEEASRLKHMNTETKCSTLLLVRLAFQSLGVVYGDLGTSPLYVFYNTFPKGINDTEDVVGALSLIIYSLTLVPLIKYVFIVCRASDNGQGGTFALYSLLCRHAKISTIPNQHRTDEKLTTYIYTPTHENSFPEKTKKWLEAHALKKNALLVLVLVGTCMVIGDGILTPAISVLSASSGIKVTHPGMDNDFIVVVAVFILIGLFCLQHHGPDKVGWLFAPIVLLWFILIGGIGIYNILKHDKTVLRAFSPLHIYWYFKRRGKDGWTSLGGIMLSITGTEALFADLAHYPLSAIQIAFTTVVFPCLLLAYCGQAAYLMKNKEQVFDAFYHSIPEAVYWPMFVIATLSAIVASQASISATFSIINQACALGCFPRVKVVHTSRKFLGQIYIPDINWALMILCILVTTGFKNQTQIGNAYGTAVVIVMLVTTFLMILIMLLVWHCNWFLVFIMTFLSLIVECTYFSAVLIKIDQGAWVPLAIAAVFLLIMYVWHYGTVKRYEFEMQNKISMGWILNLGPSLGLVRVPGIGLVYTELASGVPRIFSHFITNLPAIHTVVVFVCVKSLPVYSVPEDERFLVKRIGPKNYHIFRCVARYGYKDQKKDDEFEKKLIDSIFLFVKLESLMDGSSDSDEYSLYEQDVSGLSDKNTFSSVVDILISDDDTVSETGTETASSHGGGGREEIEFLTRCRDAGVVHILGNTVVKARRDSGCYKKICIDYLYAFLRKICRENSVIFNVPHESLLNVGQVFFV
- the LOC111900173 gene encoding phenylalanine--tRNA ligase, chloroplastic/mitochondrial gives rise to the protein MAALTFAHHILFSKPSVFLHSTKNGFNTLFSVSVPAPFLRRYKSSQTIAAASSLLELGGVKISKEDVVKDEPTNNVPDLIFTKLGLQLHRRDHHPLGILKNAIYEYFDTNYNNQFHKFDDLCPIVTTKENFDDVLVPSDHVSRSYNDTYYIDTETVLRCHTSAHQADLLRKGYANFLVTGDVYRRDSIDSTHYPVFHQMEGVRVFSPNDWNDSGMDATLYAAHDLKACLEGLARHLFGAVEMRWVDSYFPFTNPSFELEIYFQEKWLEVLGCGVMEQEILKRGGKSDNVAWAFGLGLERLAMVLFDIPDIRLFWSTDKRFTSQFTKGQLGIKFKPFSKYPPCYKDMSFWINESFTENNLCEIVRGVAGDLAEEVQLIDNFTNKKGMTSHCYRITYRSMERSLTDEEINELQWNVRDQVQSQMNIVLR